In one Populus nigra chromosome 12, ddPopNigr1.1, whole genome shotgun sequence genomic region, the following are encoded:
- the LOC133669198 gene encoding agamous-like MADS-box protein AGL80 has product MTRKKVKLAYICNDSARKATFKKRKKGLMKKVSELSTLCGVDACAIVYSPYDSQPEVWPSPLGVQRVVTKFKTMPEIEQGKKMVNQESFLRQRITKSCDHIKKQRKDNREKEVTHAMFHCLGGNVSLGNLHMMDLNDLGWMIDHSLRDIDMTLNNGSGSGTGHTSQLEAAATTGAGPSSATEQAPESSQMVTNDFEVNVGAMQRQEWFMDLMTPQEHMGFGGEDMVLPSGDNSQNGLWTNSFFP; this is encoded by the coding sequence ATGACTAGAAAGAAGGTGAAGCTTGCATATATCTGTAATGATTCTGCAAGGAAAGCCACCttcaagaaaaggaagaagggCCTAATGAAGAAGGTGAGCGAGTTAAGCACCCTTTGTGGTGTTGATGCTTGTGCTATCGTTTATAGCCCTTATGACTCTCAACCTGAGGTTTGGCCCTCTCCTCTAGGGGTCCAAAGAGTGGTTACTAAGTTCAAAACCATGCCAGAAATCGAGCAAGGTAAGAAAATGGTGAATCAAGAGAGTTTCTTGAGACAAAGGATCACCAAATCCTGTGATCACATCAAGAAACAGCGGAAGGACAACCGTGAGAAGGAGGTCACCCATGCTATGTTCCACTGCCTGGGTGGAAATGTTAGCTTGGGTAACCTGCATATGATGGACTTGAATGACCTTGGATGGATGATTGACCATAGCTTGAGGGACATCGACATGACCCTAAACAATGGGAGTGGCAGTGGCACTGGCCATACCTCTCAATTGGAAGCAGCTGCAACCACTGGGGCTGGACCTAGCAGTGCTACAGAGCAAGCGCCGGAGTCATCTCAGATGGTTACTAATGATTTTGAGGTTAATGTGGGTGCCATGCAGAGGCAGGAATGGTTCATGGACTTGATGACCCCTCAAGAGCATATGGGGTTTGGCGGGGAAGACATGGTGCTGCCTTCTGGGGATAACAGCCAGAATGGACTTTGGACCAATTCATTTTTCCCTTGA